The genomic stretch CCTGAAACAGCAACTGCGACGGCGCGTGAAGGGTTGTCGGCACCAGTAGCAGCAAAGTTGCCGCCATCGACGCCTCAGATTCGCGTGGCTGCGAATCCGTTTCTTCGCCAACTGCGGAATCGCCGGTTCCGCGGACTTCCACCGCTTCGCGCGACTGCTGCTGAGGAACCGTCGGGGCGTCGGATTTCGTTTGTGCGTCCGGCGGAATCACAGGTGGTTCAAAATTCACCGCCGGTGGTTCGAACAGACCACCGGGCGGTGCGAAAACATCATCCTGCGGTTCTTCCGAATTACCTGCCGCTGCGGTGGAAAGTCCGGAAACGTCGACGCTGCCCGGCGTGTCGTAAACCTCAACGGCATATGTCGGCGGAATCGGAGCCATCATCTGTGCTGTGATCAGAACCGCGGTGGCGGCGACGCCGATTCCCGCCAGTTTTGCGGTCAGCGCATTTCCCGCGGGTCGCTGGTACAGCACGATTGCCGCCAGGGTCAGGCCACAGCCGTGAGCAACCAGACAGTAGATACAGAGCCGCTCGATCGCGAACACCTGAAGTCCGATAAACCAAAGTGCGGCCAGTCCCGCCGACAGGCCACCCAGCGTCACTACCGACCAGCCGACGTGCTTCAGTTGCACAGGAGCCTTCGTGTTCATGAACGCCAGAATTCCAAGCAGACTTGCGTAAAGCGCGACGGCAGGAACGCTGACAGGAATCGAAAACAACCTGGCCCAGCGGCTGTGCAGAACATGACCGCAATCGAAGACGGCACCGCCACCACAGCCGTAGACGTGCCCCGCCACCATCGATGTCCACGCCAGATAGCCGCTTACCGCGAGTGCCACCAGACACAGCGAACGCACCACCCAGGTTGTGGC from Planctomycetaceae bacterium encodes the following:
- a CDS encoding vitamin K epoxide reductase family protein, which translates into the protein MLATEQKLQGEYTTLQPSIARDAVSATVRGRSFDRRFPGVATTWVVRSLCLVALAVSGYLAWTSMVAGHVYGCGGGAVFDCGHVLHSRWARLFSIPVSVPAVALYASLLGILAFMNTKAPVQLKHVGWSVVTLGGLSAGLAALWFIGLQVFAIERLCIYCLVAHGCGLTLAAIVLYQRPAGNALTAKLAGIGVAATAVLITAQMMAPIPPTYAVEVYDTPGSVDVSGLSTAAAGNSEEPQDDVFAPPGGLFEPPAVNFEPPVIPPDAQTKSDAPTVPQQQSREAVEVRGTGDSAVGEETDSQPRESEASMAATLLLLVPTTLHAPSQLLFQEPDSAEKDSAEEEQKAPAAGEPNERIVSVAGNQIRLNSMHWPLLGKSDAKYIFVEMFDYTCPHCRNTHVAVQGAFERYGDDLAVIALPVPLNRACNSAASGGSEHASACELAKLAVAVWRTSPGKYREFHDWLFQSTANTQPATARQHAEKLVGADALKEELSKPYADQYIAKHVELYRRVGAGV